The sequence CCGCGTGGTCGGGCGCGCCGCGGTAGAGGCCGATCACTTCCCGCGCCTCGCGCGAGCGGCCGACCTCGGCCCGCGCGCCCAGGTAGAAGAAGCCCTCGCGGTCCACCCAGATGATGTACCTCCCGTCGGGCCCGCTCGGCTCGGACACAAACTCCGGCTTGCCGAGCATCGCCGCCTTCTCGTGGAGAAAGGCGCGGTAGCCGGCGAGGGGCCGATCCGCGGCGTCGCGGATCGTGCCGCTGAGGCGCACCCGCAGCGCCGACGGCGCGCTCCAGCCGGACTTCTTGAGCACCGCCACCGTCGGGAGGCGCAGGTCGAGGCGCTCGCCCGCCCGCACCTCGAGCGGGTTGCCGGGATAGAAGCCGAACACGTCGCCCACTTCCAGCGGGCCGAAGGGCTGCTGGCCCGAGCGGCGGCGGACGATCAGCCAGTAGCGGCCCGGCGAGACGCGCGCCTCGAACCCGCCGCGCTCGTCCGTGCGCACCTCGAGGTACCCGGGCCCGCGGAACTGCGTCGAGGCGTCCAGGTAGAAGGCGACGTCGGCCCCGCCGACCGGCCCCGCCTCGCCGGTGACCGCGCCGGCCACCGACTCCCCGCCCGCCGGGACGGCGGCGACGGCGGGCGCCCCGCCGGCGGGCACGGCGGGCACCGCTATATCGAGCGTCTCGCCGGCGCGGACCTGGATCGGGTTGGAGCCGTACCAGCCGAAGAGCCCCGGGGCAGCAGCGGAGAGGTACCAGTTCCCTGGCGCCAGGGCGAGCGCCGCGCGGCCGTCCGCGCCGGCGGTCGCGACGACGCGCTCCTCGAGCAACGCCACCCCCGGGTAGCGCTGCCCTGTCACAGCCGCGCCGGGGACGGCGCGCTCGTGGCTCATCAGCCTCACCCGGACGGTGCCCGCAGCCGGCCGCGCCGGCCCGGCGGCGCCCCGGGACGTCGAGCAGCCGGCGGCCAGCGCGAAGAGCGCGACGAGCGCCGACGCAGATACCTTTGGCGGAAGGAGATTCGCGCGCATCACCGAAAAGAAAAGGGCTGCCCGCGCGCGTCGATCACGCGGGCAGCCCTGCAAACCGCGCCGGGGGACCGGCTACTTCTTCGCGACGGCGTTCGGCTCCTCGATCGCGAGGACGGTGCCGGCCTTGACGCCGCGCTGGACGACCTTCACGCCGCTCGGGAAGTTCACGACCACGTCGAACGTCCCGCCCGGGGCCACGCCGAAGTGCAGCTCCTGGCCCTCCTGGGCGCAGAAGCCCGTGGCCGTGCGCAGCTCGCGCATCCCGCGGAAGTGCTTCTGGTCCTCGGCGAACCCGGCATCGTAGACGCGGGCCGTGCTGCCGATCGCCATCCGGTTGCTGATCGTCCCGGCGAGACGCACCTTGATGAAGCCCTTGTCGTTCTGGTCGTTGCGGTAGACCCGGTTCGGCACGTTCCAGGTGACGACGTACAGGTCCATGTCGCCGTCGCCGTCGAGGTCGGTGAACGCGGTGCCCTTCGTCCGGATGCCGTCGAGCTCCATGAACGGGAACCTGCCGGTGACGTCCGTGAAGCGGCCCTTGCCGTCGTTGACGTAGAGGGTGTTGCCGACCTTGCAGTCGCCCTCGTAGAGATCGAGGCTGCCGTCGTGGTTGATGTCCGCGAAGGTCGGGCCCTTGCCCCACCCGTGCTTGTCGACGCCCGCGACCTTCGTGATGTCCGAGAACTTCCAGTTGCCGTCGTTGTGGAAGAGCTTGTTGCCGCCGACGTAGTTCGAGAGGTAGAGGTCGAGCCGGCCGTCGTTGTCGACATCGGCCCACGCGGCGCCGAGGCCCCAGTTCGGGTCGTTGAGGCCCGTCTCGCGGCCGATCTCGGCGAACGTCCCGTCGTGGTTGTTGCGGTACATCAGGTTCGGCTCGCCGGCGGGGTAGCGGCCGCGCACGACGTAGAGGTCCTGCCAGCCGTCGCCGTCGACGTCGGCCCAGGTCGCCGCCCAGGACCAGCCCGGGGCGCCCACGCCGGCCTTGGCGCTGACCTCGGTGAACTTCACGTTGCCCGGCGTGCTGTCGTTGCGGAACAACCGGTTCTTCACGCCGACGCCGTAGTTGGCCGTGAACAGGTCGAGGCGGCCGTCGTTGTCGTAGTCCGCGAAGGCGCCCTGGTAGGTGAAGTCCTTCGTGGCGATCCCGGCCTCGACCGAGATGTCGACGAACTTGATGTGGCCCGGGGTGCTTACGTTGCGCAGCAGCCGGTTGGCCTCGATCTCGCGCTGGCCGCCCTTGGCGATGAACAGGTCCGGGCGCCCGTCGTTGTCGACGTCCGCGAAGGCCGAGCCCATCGCGAACCCGGTGTTCGCCGCGCCGGCCTCGTCCGTGACCTCGGTGAACGCGATGTTCCCAGGCGTGCTGTCATTGCGCAGTAGCCTGCTGGCGCCGCCCTTGTTCGAAATGTAGAGGTCGTAGTCCCCGTCGCCGTCGACGTCGGCGAACGCCACCCCCTTGCCCCGGCCCTTGTCGTCGGCACCGGAGCTGGAGGTCACGTCGGCGAACGTCATGGCGGAAGCCGGCCCGGCAAGGCACAGCGCCGCCGCCACGAAAGTACTCAGAATCACGAGGGATTTCGACTTCACCATGCTTCGCTCCTTTCGTGCCGACTCCGTACCCGACGCAACCTTAGCACCGCGGAATCCCGCGGGTCAAGTTCTCACAGGGATTAGTACGGGTTTGCCCGCCGCGCAGTTACACGAAAGGCGGCCCGCGCTGCGCCCCTGTGCTATCATCCGCGCGACGCGGAGGGCCCGCCGGGCCTGGAGGGCGCATGCAGGAGCAGAAGACGCGAGAGCCGCAGTACGAGGTCCTGCTGGAGGGGTTCCGCAGGCACGGCCTGCACCCGCTGGGCCTGATGGCCAGCCACCTCTGGCGCAGCGACCCCCGGCACCTGGTCTTCTTCCTGGCGCGCTACAAGTTCTGCGCGAAGATGCTCGCCGGCAAGGGGAGCGTCCTGGAGGCGGGGTGCGGCGACGGCTTCGCGCTGCCGCTGCTGCTGCAGACGGTGCGCTCGGTCCACGCCGTCGACTTCGACCCGATCCTCGTGGAGAACGCGCGGCAGATAAACGCGGAGCGCGCGGGGCTGACCTTCGAGACCGTGGACCTGACAGAGAAGTCCCCGGCGGGGACGTTCGACGCCGCCTATTCGCTGGACGTCATCGAGCACATCCCGATCGAGAAGGAACGGACGTTCCTCGACAACCTCCTGCGCCCGCTCGCGCCCGGCGGGACGCTCATCGTGGGGACGCCGAACGTCCACGCGAGCGTCCACGCCTCGAAGTGGAGCAACGAGGGGCACGTCAACCTCAAGGACGACCGCGGACTGCGCGCGCTGCTCGAGCCGCGTTTCCGCGACGTCTTCCTCTTCTCGATGAACGACGAGGTCGTGCACACGGGCTTCGCGCCGATGGCGCACTACCTCTTCGCGATCGCGGCGGGCAAGCGGGACGATGCCGGCTGAGCCGGCGACTCTGCCGTCGGGGACCCCCCGGACCGCCGTCATCGGCGCGCGGGGATTCCTCGGCACCAGGTTCCTGGCGGCCCTGCGCGCGGCAGACCCCGCCACCGCCGGCACGACCCGCGACGGCGCCGGCGAGCGCATGGTCTCCCTCGACCTGGCCGCGCCGGACGTCCGCCCGCTGCGTCTTCGCGCCACCGGCCACCGCGCCGCGATCATCTGCGCCGGGGTTGGCGCGCTCGTGCAGTGCGAGCGCGACCCTGCGGGGACACGCCGGGTGAACGTCGACGGCACCCTCGAGCTGGCCCGGCAGCTCCACGCCGAGGGGATCGTGCCCGTCTTCCTTTCGAGCGACTGCGTCTTCGGCGGGGACGCAGCGCCGTACGCCGACGAGGCGGCGGCGGCGCCGCTCAACGAGTACGGGCGGCAGAAGGCCGAGGTCGAGCGGCGGTTGCGCGAGGAGCTGCCCGGCGCGCACCTGACCGCGCGGCTGAGCAAGGGCTTCTCCCTCGAGCGCGGCAGCGGGACGCTCCTCGACGACATGGCGCGCCGTATCGTCGCCGGGGGCTTCGCCGCGGCGGACGACCAGGTCTTCTGCCCCACCCTCGCCGGGGACACGGTGCGCGCGGTCTGCGCGCTGCTCGCCGCCGGCGCGCGGGGGACGGTGAACGTCTGCAGCCCCGAGGGCTGGAGCTGGCACGGCCTGGCGACGGCGATGGCCGCGGCGCTCGGCGCGGACCCCGCGTCGGTGCGGCGCATCTCCATCGACGAGCTCGGCGGCGGCGTGCGGCGCCCCCACGACATCCGCATGCTCCCCGAGCGCCTTGGGCGCGAGACCGGCTGCCGCTTCCGCGACATGGCCTCGTGCATCAGCGAGGTCGCCGCCGCCTGGCGGGGGGGGCCGGCGTGAGCAGGCGGGAGCTGGCGGGCGCCGCGACGGCGATCGCGGTCTTCCTCGCCATCAGCGCGTACCTCGGCAGCGTCGACGTCTTCACCGCCGACTACGCGGCGACCGGGGCGCGGATGGCGCTCTACAACCTCGCCCGGACCGCGTTCATCCCGTACTTCATCTGGCTGGTCGCGGGCACGGGCTGGCTCTCCCTGGCGGCGCTGCGCCGCTTCGGGGTGCGCTTCGATCTGGGGTGGGCGGACCGCTGCCTGCTCGGCTTCTTCCTCGGCGCGGCCGTGCTCACGGTCGCGATGCTGCCGCTGGGCTTCGCGAACCTCTACTACCGGCCGACGGCCCTGCTCCTCGCGGTGCCCATCCTGGCCTTCTCGTTCCCGCATCTGCTGCGCGAGGCGCGCGAGGCGGCGGCCCTGCTGCGCGGGCTCCTCGCGCCGGGGCGGCGCCTGGAGGCGGCCGTCGGCACGCTGCTGGCCGCCGCGCTGCTCGCCGTCGCCGCGGTGCTGCTGCTCACGCGCGCGCTCTACCCCGGCGAGGCCTCCAACGACGCCTACGAGATCTACTGGCCGTACCAGCGCCTCGTCGTGCAGTCCCACGGCATCTGGCCGAACGACATCTGGTACATGTTCTACGGCTACAAGACCATGGGCCTGAACTTCCTCGCGATGCTGCTGGCGGACGACACCGCCTGTCAGCTCGTGACCTTCTGCCTGCTGCTCGCGGGCGTCGGGGCGGTGGTCTCGCTCGCGCGCAAGGCCTGCGGGGACCGCACCTGGGCGCTGCTCGCCGGCGTCGCGTCCATCGCCTGCTTCCCCTTCAGCAACCCCGAGTGGGGGGCGTTCCAGTCGCACCACATCCAGGCCGGCGCCTGGCTGGTCGCCGCCTGCTGGATGGCCGTGCTCACGTTCGACCGCACCGAGGCCGACCGCCGCGGCTGGTTCCTCGTGTGGCTCGCGGTCATGGTCGGCGAGGCGCTCTTCTTCCCGCTCTTCCTGGTATTCGTCGCGCCCATGCTCGGCGTGCTCTGCCTCGGGTACCTCGCGGCGCGCCGCCTGCCCGAGACGCGCGGGGTCTTCATCGCCGCGGCGGGGGCCGGCGCGGCGACGGCGGGCCTGCTGCTCCTCAACTACCTGATCGCCGGCATGTTCCTCGAGAACCCGCTGCGCCCGATGTGGACGCTCGCCGACCAGGCGCGCTTCGCGCGGTGGTGGACGCCGCTGTTCCCGATGTTCTACCTCGAGGGATCGGCGCCGACCACCGGCGGCGTGAGCCTCTCGGGCTTCCTGGCGCACGACCTGCGATACTGGCTGCGGCTCTTCCGGGTGGACACCCTCGGCGCGCTCTGGCCGCACTGGGGGGCGCCGCTGGCGCTGGCGGGGGTCGGCATCGCCGCCGCCGTGGCGCGCCCCGCCGCGGTCACGGTCCGCTGGCTGCGGCTGGCGCCCGTGGCGGTGCCGCTGCTGGTGTGCCTGGTCATCTCGGACTCCGGTCACCCCTCCTCCGTCTACCGCAACTACGGCTTCGTCTGCTTCCTGCTGCCGGTGGTGCTCTGCGCGCTGTGGCAGACCGCCTTCCAGTGGCTCACCCCGCGGCGCGCGCGGGCGGCGCTCGGCGCGGCGGCGGTGCTCGTCGCCGCCGGCTTCTCGCTGAACCTGGCGGTGCAGCGGGCGGCGAAGTACCGCCCCCCCGGGGTCCCCTCGCGCTGGTCGGACTTCGCGGGGTTCGCGGCGGGGGAGATCTCGACGCGCGAGGCGCTGGCACGCGGCGACGGCCTCTGGCCGGTGGCCGAGTCCGCGCGGGACCTCGTCGGGATGCAGGCGCGGATCCTCTGCCTCAACCGCCCCGGGGCCGACGGCTCCTTCCTCTTCCCGGGCGACGGGCTCCTGAGCCAGCCCTCGCGCACGAGCTTCGGCGGGAAGTGGGACGTGGTCGTCTTCGGGGGGGCGGACCGCGCGGCGGCGGTGCTCAAGGAGCAGCGCATCGACTACGTCCTGGTCGACTTCTCGATGCCGCTCTGGGGCCTCGTGCCCTTCGGGCCGCTGTTCGACCCGGACCACCTGGCCGAGCGTTTCGACCTCGTCGGCTGGGGCGGGAACGCCTGCGTCCTCACCTGGCGCGGCCAGGGCCGGCAGCCGCTGCCGCCGTGGGTCGCCGAGAACCTGCGCCAGCGGGTCCGCGCGGACGTCCGCCGGGCGGACCCGGGCTGGAACGGGATCTGGGGCCGTCTCTACGACACGATGGCGGCGATCCGGACCTTCAACGAGGGCAAGCCCTACCCCTGGCAGCGCCCCGACGGGCTGCCGCGCGTCAGGGGCTGGCAGTAGGCGGCGCCGGCGCGGCCGCGCGCCGACCGCGCCAGAGCACGTACGCCAGCCCGCCGCCAACGAGGAACAGGCCGGCGAGCGTCAGCGCCAGTCCGCGGCGCAGGGGCGCCGACACGTAGCGGAAGACCACCGCGTGCCGACCGGCCGGCAGCGGCACCGCGCGGTACGCGTAGTCGGCGCGCTCGATGGGGACCTCCCTCCCGTCGACCTCGGCGCGCCAGCCCGGATACCAGGAGTCGGTGAGGACGAGCCACCCCGCCGTTGAGAGCTCCGCCGTCAACGCCACGGCGTCGGGCTCGTAGCGATCCGTCGCGACGCGGGGCGCGAAGGTCGGGGCGCCGACGCCGGCGCGGAAGGCCGGGTCCGGGTCGCGCTCGAGGACCACCTCGCCGCGCATGTCGAAGGCTTCGCTGCCAAGGTACGCGAGCGCGCCGTCGGGGTCCGGGCGGACAACGGCGCGGTGCACCGCGAAGGCGCGCGGCAGGGCTGACAGGTTCTCGTAGATATCCATGTCGCTGCGGTGCGCGAGCCGGAACCGGGGGTCGGCGATCGCGCTCCCGGGGGCTGTCAGCACGTAGCGGACGTTGAGCAGGTCGAAGAGCCGCGGACCCGGGCCCCCGAAGACGATCCAGCGGTCGAAGCGCGCGCCGGAGAAGGCGGCCTGGCCGTAGCGGATGAAGGACAGGAGCTTCCCGACCCGCTCCGGGTAGAAGCTGCTGTACCCCCCGACCTCCTGGATCTCGAACGGGGCCATCGTGTTCACGAGCAGACCGCGGCTGCCGTCGAGCAGCACGCGGAAGGGGCCGGGCTGCCGCTGGAGGAAGTCGATCGAGGGCGTGCGCGGGTAGACCTGCTCAGCCGGCACGATCGCGTTGTACCCCCAGCCGAAGCCGGTCAGGTCGTAGACGAGCAGCGCGACGAGCAGGGAGGCACCGGCGAGGCGGGCGCGCCGGTCCCGCGCGAGGACCGCCAGGGCGCCGAGGCCCACGGAGGCCAGCAGCAGGAGGAGGGGCCGCAGGATCAGCGCCGAGAAGGGGCGGCGCAGGCGCGCGAGCCCTTCGATCGCGTACGGCATGGCCGCCGCCTCGCGGTCGAACCAGCGGATCCAGCCCGGGGTGGCGCCGGCGAACGCGACCAGGGCGCCGAGCGCCGCCAGGGCGGCGGCGCCGGAGAGAAAGAGCGTCCGGCGCCTGCCCTCGAGCCGCCCGAGCGCGGAGACGCCGAGGCCGGCGGCGGCGGCGCCCGCGAACATGAAGAGGAACGCCAGGCGCGTGGGGTTCATCCGGTCCATCCCCGGCACGAGCGCGAAGAACGGATAGTAGAGCACGGTGCCCGTGAGCAGCGCGAGCAGCACGGCGAGCGCGCCGAGGTGGAAGCGCCCGGCCGCGTTCTTGGGCGCGGCGAGCGCGGCGAGCACGCCCACCAGCGTCGGGACGCCGAGGTAGATGCACAGCTCGTTGTAGTTCATGTACTCCTGCGTCGGCAGCCGCGGCGCGAACCCCATGCCCAGCGGCGGGCTGCCGAAGAAGTCGGGGAAGACCAGGGTCACCAGGTAGCGGAAGGGGACGCGCGCAAGCGTGTCGAAGAACGTCGAGAACGTGAAGGCGCGCGCGACGCGGCTGCTGTGCCGGATGAGGTCGAGGTCCGGCAGCAGCCCGACGGCCGAGATCAGCGCGCCGCCCGCGCAGGTGATCGCGAAGCAGGCGGCGACGCGCAGGACCCCCGCGCGCCCCTGCCCGCCGAGGTGCGCCCGCAGCATGAGGAACAGCGCGTAGAAGCCGGCGAGCAGGCCGGCGTAGATGAGGTACTGGATCATGCCCATCAGCGCCATGGTCCCCAGCACGAGCGCCCCGGCGAAGCCGTAGCGCAGGCCCCGCGGTCGCAGCGTGCGCTCCATGAACAGCAGCAGCAGGGGGAGAAAGGCCGCGGTGTAGGGGACGCTCTCGAATTCGAGCCAGACCATGACGCAGCCGTTGAACATGTAGACCACGGCGCCGAAGAGCGCGCCGACGATCTCCGCGCCGACCTCCCGCAGGTAGAGGTACATGAAGGCGCCCATCGCCGCGACGTGCAGGATGAGCCCCCACATGAAGGCGTCGGTGGGCGTGAGGAAGCGGTGCAGCAGCAGCTTGACCGGGTAGGCGCGCCCGGGCGCGCCGCTCATCGAGGTGACGTCGGTCGCCGGCAGGCCCGTGAGCAGGTACGGGTTCCACTGCGCGGGCCACCCGCTCGTGAGCTGGTGGTTGTAGAGCCCCGCGAAGTTGGCGTTCACCGGGTCGGTGATCAGCGTGTTCTGCGCGCGGAAGCCGGGCGGGGCGTACGCGCCCCAGGGGACGTGCTGGTAGAGGGCGTCCCCCGCAAGGAAGACCTTCCCCTGCAGCAGGTAGGGGGCGAAGAAGAGCGCGGCCGCGAGCACGACGAGCGCGAGCGGCCCCCACTGCCGGGGCCAGGTGCCGGGCGCCCTCATGTGCGCCCGGGCCGCCCCGTCGCGCCCCCCCCCGCCGGGGGCGGCGGCCCGGGGAAGACCTCGCGCGGCCGCGGGATGCTCTTGCGGAAGAGGACGGCGCGCACGCGCCGGAAGACGATCTCGAGGAGCGTGTGCATGACCGAGAGCAGGTTGCGCAGCGACAGCGCCGTGGACCGGCCGACCTTGCGGTCGTGCGAGCGGTGGTCGATCTGCGCGTAGGTCACCCCCTCGCCCAGCAGGCGGGTGATCACGTCGGCCTGGAAGCCGAAGCCGTAGGTGACCGGCGCGAAGCGCATGACGTGGTAGCGCAGGTAGATCGGCAGCGCGTTGTAGTACTTGAGCCGGTAGCCGCTGATGGCGTTGACGAGGAAGGTGAACGTCCGCGAGATCGTCTTGCGCAGCCGCGTCTTGCCCTCGACGTTCTCCTGCAGCTGGTAGGGGATGACCAGGTCCGCGGCGCCGACGTGGGAGAAGAGCGTCACCAGCGACTCGAGGCTCTCCGCGTTGTCGCCGCAGCAGAGCCGGTAGTACCTGCCGCTGCCCAGGAACGCGCCGTTGACGAAATTGGACGCCAGCCCCTGGTTCGTCGCGTTGCGGTACAGCCGGATGCTCTCCCCCGGGTGGCGCGCGATCGTCCGCTCGATGACCGCGACCGAGTCGTCCCGGGAGCAGTCGTCGATGACGATGACCTCGAAGTCGCGCCCCGCCTGGCGCAGCGCCGCCACGACGGTGTCGATCGTGTCGCCGATGAACTCGGCCTCGTTGTAGCAGGTGATGGCGACCGTGATCTCGTGCCGGTGCTGCAGCGGGTCGGTCAGCATGTTCGCCGGGGCCCTCTCCGCCGCGGCGACCGGCGCGGGTCACGCGCGGGCCGCCGGGGCTGGGGATGCCTCACATGTCGATGATGACCCGTCCCGCGCCCCCGGCGCGGATGAGGTCGAGCGCGTCGTTGATGCGCTCCAGCGGGAAGTGGTGGGTGATCAGCTCCTTGAGCTGCAGCTTCCCGCGGCGGTAGAGATTGAGGTAGCGCGGGATGTCGCGCGCGGGCTGGGTGCGGCCGCCCTCGGTGCCCTTGAGCACCTTCTCGAAGTGCAGGGGCAGCGAGTAGATCGTGATCTTCTCCTTGCCCTTGGGCACGCCGACGAGGATCGTGCGCCCGCGCGGCGAGGTCGCCTCGTAGGCCTCCTCGATGATGCGCGGCAGCCCCGTGGTCTCGACGATGACGTCCGCGCCCTCGGGACCGGCGATGCGGCGGATCTCCTCGAGGACGTTCTGCTTCTCCGAGTTGATCGTGTGCGTCGCCCCGAACCGCGCGGCCATCGCGAGCTTGGCCTCGACGCGGTCGATGGCGATGATCGGCCAGGCCGCCATCAGCGCCGCGCCCTGCACCACGTTCAGGCCGACGCCGCCGACGCCGCAGACCGCGAGCGACTCGCCGGGCTTGAGCGCGGCGTCGTTCGTGAGCACGCCCATCGCCGTCGTCACCGCGCAGCCCATCAGGGCGGCGACCTCGAATTCGATGTCGGGGGCGATCGCCGTCACCCGGTTCTCCGAGACCACCGCGCGCTCCTGGAAGGTCGTGACCCAGCCGGCGTTCACCGTCCGGTCGCCCCAGCGGTACTTCGGCGCCGCGGAGTCGATCCCCGGCCCCTTGCGCCAGTGCAGCACGACGTGGTCGCCCGGCTTGACGTGGCGCACGCCGGGGCCGATCTCCTCGACCACGCCGCCGCCCTCGTGCCCGAGCAGGTGCGGCAGGAACTTGTCGGGTCCCTTCACCGCGTCGATCTCGCCGATCTGCGCGCCGCAGATGCCGCTGCGGTG comes from bacterium and encodes:
- a CDS encoding sugar nucleotide-binding protein; its protein translation is MPAEPATLPSGTPRTAVIGARGFLGTRFLAALRAADPATAGTTRDGAGERMVSLDLAAPDVRPLRLRATGHRAAIICAGVGALVQCERDPAGTRRVNVDGTLELARQLHAEGIVPVFLSSDCVFGGDAAPYADEAAAAPLNEYGRQKAEVERRLREELPGAHLTARLSKGFSLERGSGTLLDDMARRIVAGGFAAADDQVFCPTLAGDTVRAVCALLAAGARGTVNVCSPEGWSWHGLATAMAAALGADPASVRRISIDELGGGVRRPHDIRMLPERLGRETGCRFRDMASCISEVAAAWRGGPA
- a CDS encoding glycosyltransferase — translated: MLTDPLQHRHEITVAITCYNEAEFIGDTIDTVVAALRQAGRDFEVIVIDDCSRDDSVAVIERTIARHPGESIRLYRNATNQGLASNFVNGAFLGSGRYYRLCCGDNAESLESLVTLFSHVGAADLVIPYQLQENVEGKTRLRKTISRTFTFLVNAISGYRLKYYNALPIYLRYHVMRFAPVTYGFGFQADVITRLLGEGVTYAQIDHRSHDRKVGRSTALSLRNLLSVMHTLLEIVFRRVRAVLFRKSIPRPREVFPGPPPPAGGGATGRPGRT
- a CDS encoding YfhO family protein, giving the protein MRAPGTWPRQWGPLALVVLAAALFFAPYLLQGKVFLAGDALYQHVPWGAYAPPGFRAQNTLITDPVNANFAGLYNHQLTSGWPAQWNPYLLTGLPATDVTSMSGAPGRAYPVKLLLHRFLTPTDAFMWGLILHVAAMGAFMYLYLREVGAEIVGALFGAVVYMFNGCVMVWLEFESVPYTAAFLPLLLLFMERTLRPRGLRYGFAGALVLGTMALMGMIQYLIYAGLLAGFYALFLMLRAHLGGQGRAGVLRVAACFAITCAGGALISAVGLLPDLDLIRHSSRVARAFTFSTFFDTLARVPFRYLVTLVFPDFFGSPPLGMGFAPRLPTQEYMNYNELCIYLGVPTLVGVLAALAAPKNAAGRFHLGALAVLLALLTGTVLYYPFFALVPGMDRMNPTRLAFLFMFAGAAAAGLGVSALGRLEGRRRTLFLSGAAALAALGALVAFAGATPGWIRWFDREAAAMPYAIEGLARLRRPFSALILRPLLLLLASVGLGALAVLARDRRARLAGASLLVALLVYDLTGFGWGYNAIVPAEQVYPRTPSIDFLQRQPGPFRVLLDGSRGLLVNTMAPFEIQEVGGYSSFYPERVGKLLSFIRYGQAAFSGARFDRWIVFGGPGPRLFDLLNVRYVLTAPGSAIADPRFRLAHRSDMDIYENLSALPRAFAVHRAVVRPDPDGALAYLGSEAFDMRGEVVLERDPDPAFRAGVGAPTFAPRVATDRYEPDAVALTAELSTAGWLVLTDSWYPGWRAEVDGREVPIERADYAYRAVPLPAGRHAVVFRYVSAPLRRGLALTLAGLFLVGGGLAYVLWRGRRAAAPAPPTASP
- a CDS encoding zinc-binding dehydrogenase — protein: MKAAILVESKKPLVVADIALPERLECGQVLVRIHRSGICGAQIGEIDAVKGPDKFLPHLLGHEGGGVVEEIGPGVRHVKPGDHVVLHWRKGPGIDSAAPKYRWGDRTVNAGWVTTFQERAVVSENRVTAIAPDIEFEVAALMGCAVTTAMGVLTNDAALKPGESLAVCGVGGVGLNVVQGAALMAAWPIIAIDRVEAKLAMAARFGATHTINSEKQNVLEEIRRIAGPEGADVIVETTGLPRIIEEAYEATSPRGRTILVGVPKGKEKITIYSLPLHFEKVLKGTEGGRTQPARDIPRYLNLYRRGKLQLKELITHHFPLERINDALDLIRAGGAGRVIIDM
- a CDS encoding class I SAM-dependent methyltransferase, whose protein sequence is MQEQKTREPQYEVLLEGFRRHGLHPLGLMASHLWRSDPRHLVFFLARYKFCAKMLAGKGSVLEAGCGDGFALPLLLQTVRSVHAVDFDPILVENARQINAERAGLTFETVDLTEKSPAGTFDAAYSLDVIEHIPIEKERTFLDNLLRPLAPGGTLIVGTPNVHASVHASKWSNEGHVNLKDDRGLRALLEPRFRDVFLFSMNDEVVHTGFAPMAHYLFAIAAGKRDDAG
- a CDS encoding CRTAC1 family protein, which codes for MVKSKSLVILSTFVAAALCLAGPASAMTFADVTSSSGADDKGRGKGVAFADVDGDGDYDLYISNKGGASRLLRNDSTPGNIAFTEVTDEAGAANTGFAMGSAFADVDNDGRPDLFIAKGGQREIEANRLLRNVSTPGHIKFVDISVEAGIATKDFTYQGAFADYDNDGRLDLFTANYGVGVKNRLFRNDSTPGNVKFTEVSAKAGVGAPGWSWAATWADVDGDGWQDLYVVRGRYPAGEPNLMYRNNHDGTFAEIGRETGLNDPNWGLGAAWADVDNDGRLDLYLSNYVGGNKLFHNDGNWKFSDITKVAGVDKHGWGKGPTFADINHDGSLDLYEGDCKVGNTLYVNDGKGRFTDVTGRFPFMELDGIRTKGTAFTDLDGDGDMDLYVVTWNVPNRVYRNDQNDKGFIKVRLAGTISNRMAIGSTARVYDAGFAEDQKHFRGMRELRTATGFCAQEGQELHFGVAPGGTFDVVVNFPSGVKVVQRGVKAGTVLAIEEPNAVAKK